Part of the Lebetimonas natsushimae genome is shown below.
CACAGGCAATTTTCTGGAATAACAACAAATCAGCAATTCAAAGAATGCTTGATTATGATTATGTAATTAGAAGAGAAAAACCGTCAGTTGCAGCAATAGTTGCTCCAACTAGCTCAAATAAATTTGAAAAATTCTTTTATGGAACAGATGAAGTTATGATTCCGGTTTATAGAAGTACAGCTGAAGCTGTGAAAAATCATCCAAATGCAGATGTACTTCTTAATTTTGGTTCATTCAGAACTGCTTATGATGTAACAAATGAAGCACTTGATATGAACCAATTCAGAGTTATTATGATTACAGCTGAGGGTATACCAGAAAGACTTGCAAGACTTATGAATAAAAAAGCAAGAGAGAAAGGTGTAACAATTATAGGACCTGCAACAGTTGGTGCAATTGTTCCTGGTGCATTTAAAGTTGCAAATATCGGTGGTACAATTGAAAATATTGTAAAATCAAAACTTCACAGACCTGGTAGTGCAGGACTTGTTACAAGAAGTGGTGGTCTATTTAACGAACTTAGTAATATCATCGCCCTTAATGCTGATGGTATCGCAGAAGGTGTTGCTATCGGTGGTGACAGATTTGTTGGTAGTGTATTTATTGACCATCTTCTTAGAATGGAAAAAAATCCACAAGTTAAATATATGATTTTACTTGGTGAAGTTGGTGGAAGGGAAGAATATAAAGTTATTGAAGCAATTAAAGAAGGTAAAATTACTAAACCAGTTATCGGTTGGTGTATTGGTACAATTGCTAAATATTTCAGCAGTGGTGTACAATTTGGACATGCAGGTGCTAGTGCAAATGCAGAAGAGGAAACTGCAGAAGCTAAAAACAGAGCTATGAAAGAAGCTGGAATTCATGTTCCTGATAACTTCAATGATTTACCGTTAGTAATTAAAGGTGTTTATGAAGAATTAAAAGGAAAAGGTATAATTGGAGATATTGAAGAACCAGAAGTTCCTCCGA
Proteins encoded:
- a CDS encoding citrate/2-methylcitrate synthase → MSNALFTRDTQAIFWNNNKSAIQRMLDYDYVIRREKPSVAAIVAPTSSNKFEKFFYGTDEVMIPVYRSTAEAVKNHPNADVLLNFGSFRTAYDVTNEALDMNQFRVIMITAEGIPERLARLMNKKAREKGVTIIGPATVGAIVPGAFKVANIGGTIENIVKSKLHRPGSAGLVTRSGGLFNELSNIIALNADGIAEGVAIGGDRFVGSVFIDHLLRMEKNPQVKYMILLGEVGGREEYKVIEAIKEGKITKPVIGWCIGTIAKYFSSGVQFGHAGASANAEEETAEAKNRAMKEAGIHVPDNFNDLPLVIKGVYEELKGKGIIGDIEEPEVPPIPEDYNKALAAGKIRKPRNFVCTISDDRGEEAVYAGIPISQVATPDTGYSIGDVISLLWFKKRYPKWATDFIETVIKTVADHGPAVSGAHNAKVTARAGKSVVESLVTGLLTIGPRFGGAIDGAAKYFKYAHDNNMSPKEFVNYMKKQGIPIPGIGHRIKSVRNPDKRVEGLKKYAAEYFPATPLLDFALEVEKETTSKKENLILNVDGTIGILMVDMWRALGYTDKEINEFIESGTLNAFFILGRSIGFIGHILDEKRLGMPMYRHPWDDILYQVEKAEEIK